Proteins encoded by one window of Blautia faecicola:
- the csm2 gene encoding type III-A CRISPR-associated protein Csm2, with protein sequence MKLTEENYVEIAEQVIKKLHEEKNQKGQPIGIVTTSKIRNLLSMTANIYNDVVNTKSEHLSNEVIGRINYLKLRFVYEAGREQKVKRLVETAQILQCLDAIKGSRSQYILFSRYMEALVAYRKFYEKDE encoded by the coding sequence ATGAAACTGACAGAGGAAAACTATGTAGAAATTGCAGAACAGGTGATAAAAAAACTTCATGAGGAGAAAAATCAGAAAGGTCAGCCAATAGGAATCGTAACGACCTCTAAGATCAGAAATCTGTTATCTATGACAGCAAACATATACAATGATGTTGTAAATACAAAGAGTGAACATCTTTCCAATGAGGTAATAGGACGTATTAATTATCTGAAACTGAGATTTGTATATGAGGCAGGACGGGAACAGAAAGTAAAACGTCTGGTAGAAACAGCACAGATCTTACAATGTCTGGATGCGATTAAGGGCAGTCGGTCACAGTATATTTTATTCAGCAGGTATATGGAAGCATTGGTAGCATATAGAAAATTTTACGAAAAAGATGAATAG
- the csm3 gene encoding type III-A CRISPR-associated RAMP protein Csm3 produces MFAKIEISGKLEVVTGLHIGGSSAFSAIGAVDSPVIRDSRTNMPMIPGSSLKGKMRTLLAKRYNQTVAAAPDDDADCLTELFGSAKKGKVKTSRILFSDMFLDNKEELKLAGVEDPVEIKFENSIKRTTAVANPRQIERVVRGAQFPLQLIYEMKDEETLYKDLEILKEGFRLLQYDYLGGSGSRGYGRVKITDLHLDTVIGEIPDEVMRKCEQIMES; encoded by the coding sequence ATGTTTGCAAAGATAGAAATCAGCGGAAAATTAGAAGTAGTTACTGGATTACATATTGGCGGTTCCAGTGCATTTTCAGCAATTGGAGCCGTAGACTCACCGGTTATCAGAGACAGCAGAACGAACATGCCGATGATACCGGGAAGCAGTCTGAAAGGGAAAATGCGGACATTACTTGCGAAAAGATATAATCAAACCGTGGCGGCTGCTCCGGATGATGATGCAGACTGTCTGACAGAACTTTTTGGAAGTGCGAAAAAGGGAAAAGTGAAAACCAGCAGGATTTTATTTTCAGATATGTTTTTAGATAATAAAGAAGAACTGAAACTGGCAGGTGTAGAGGATCCGGTAGAGATTAAATTTGAAAACAGTATTAAAAGAACGACAGCGGTAGCGAATCCAAGACAGATTGAACGGGTGGTTCGAGGTGCACAGTTTCCATTACAGCTGATTTATGAAATGAAAGACGAGGAAACCCTGTATAAAGATCTTGAAATCCTGAAAGAGGGATTTCGACTGTTGCAGTACGATTATCTTGGCGGAAGCGGATCAAGAGGATACGGAAGAGTGAAAATTACGGATCTGCATCTGGATACAGTAATCGGTGAGATTCCGGATGAAGTCATGAGAAAATGCGAGCAGATTATGGAAAGCTAA
- the csm4 gene encoding type III-A CRISPR-associated RAMP protein Csm4, translated as MEYSIYKLDFQTGVHFGTGMLNESAYTFQADQLFSAMFIEALKMQKEKEFLDMTKRGNLLFSDAFPYIGQQYMVPKPMIYIEPQKKGQSEQKKAYKKLKFLPIEQLENFMNGTMDVSVNPLKEYGSFQQQTMARVRTEEDTLPFRVGTYFYNQDCGLYVILGYTEKEEKYLAEELLESLAYTGIGGKKSTGLGKYILRPVKLLEALERHLKKDADRNILLSVGLPQDKELENALEGASYQLIKRSGFVSSDTYAEELRKKKDLYVFAAGSCFEHRFEGDIYDVSEKGSHPVYRYAKPLFMGV; from the coding sequence ATGGAATATTCAATCTATAAATTAGATTTTCAGACAGGAGTTCATTTTGGAACCGGAATGCTGAATGAAAGCGCATACACGTTTCAGGCAGATCAGTTGTTTTCCGCAATGTTTATTGAAGCATTGAAGATGCAGAAAGAAAAAGAGTTCCTTGATATGACCAAGCGAGGAAACCTGCTCTTTTCAGATGCCTTTCCATATATCGGACAGCAGTATATGGTTCCGAAACCAATGATTTATATAGAACCTCAGAAAAAAGGGCAGTCAGAACAGAAAAAAGCATATAAAAAATTAAAATTTCTTCCGATAGAGCAGTTGGAAAATTTTATGAATGGAACGATGGATGTTTCTGTAAATCCTTTAAAAGAGTATGGATCCTTTCAACAGCAGACAATGGCGCGGGTAAGAACGGAGGAAGATACTTTGCCGTTTCGGGTAGGAACGTATTTTTATAATCAGGATTGTGGATTATATGTTATTCTTGGCTATACAGAAAAAGAAGAGAAATATCTTGCGGAGGAACTGTTAGAATCGCTGGCTTATACCGGCATCGGAGGGAAAAAATCAACAGGACTCGGAAAGTATATTCTGCGACCGGTAAAACTTCTGGAAGCACTGGAACGACATCTGAAAAAAGATGCAGACAGAAATATTTTACTCTCCGTTGGACTTCCACAGGATAAAGAACTGGAAAATGCGCTGGAGGGCGCTTCATATCAGCTGATAAAACGATCCGGTTTTGTATCCTCAGATACCTATGCGGAGGAACTGAGAAAGAAAAAAGATTTATATGTGTTTGCAGCCGGGTCATGCTTTGAACATCGGTTTGAGGGAGATATCTATGATGTTTCAGAAAAGGGAAGTCATCCGGTATATCGTTATGCAAAGCCACTCTTTATGGGGGTGTAG